One genomic region from Thermoleptolyngbya sichuanensis A183 encodes:
- a CDS encoding FAD-dependent oxidoreductase, translating to MTRNKRTRSFAAFLASLVGFTTLAPAASAQAPVSANRPAPSETVDCEILVVGGGLAGVATSYEALLAGRTVCMTELTDWMGGQITSQGTSALDEARRQRQLLYYSKGYLELRDRIQKKYRRLSPGDCWVSVSCFLPRDAEKILEDMLRDAARKGRGRLKWFPSTVIKELDYTADGKQIAAATAIQHSPAPNTPPLNTEPLSQIIEDAYRYENSSRLNKKVIRFVPKARRQPGVADWYVVEATETGELIALADVPYRLGLDPRSHLNPSLPTTNGDPYCTQGFTYTFAMERTAEPQPQQKPPFYERYEPYYGYDPNPRLADIDVVFTYRRIWSPEPRSTERVFGVSRPKPGDISMQNWVWGNDYRPGTSRDNLIYTRQQLQERGQLAAGGWLGGLRTETLAAGEELALGYYYWFTMGTTDSQLGDGVKKPAPNHRLLAGLESPMGTVHGLSKYPYIREGRRIIGRPTYGYRNGFSMNELDISKADFRADFYRQNLSPEMYRNLWIALAGLETVSAIAKNTPPDQIQRRTRSTIYPDAVGIAQYAIDFHPCMAYSPPEAPGNIERPGTRQGHGQAYPGQIPLQAMIPQKLDNLLVAGKSIATSTMVAAAYRVHSFEWSVGAAAGTTAAFALRENVPPYQLVDDLPRREPQLEQLQRLLVRNGNPIEFPDTSIFNLDWADWAPW from the coding sequence ATGACTCGAAACAAACGCACGCGCTCCTTTGCGGCTTTTCTGGCCTCCCTGGTCGGATTCACGACCCTGGCCCCGGCGGCATCTGCCCAAGCTCCAGTGTCCGCCAATCGCCCCGCCCCTAGCGAAACCGTGGACTGCGAAATTCTGGTCGTCGGCGGCGGGCTGGCAGGCGTGGCTACCTCCTACGAGGCGCTGCTGGCCGGGCGCACCGTCTGCATGACGGAACTCACCGACTGGATGGGCGGACAGATCACCTCCCAGGGCACGTCGGCGCTGGATGAGGCGCGGCGGCAGCGGCAGTTGCTCTACTATTCCAAGGGGTATCTAGAACTGCGCGATCGCATTCAAAAGAAATATCGCAGGCTCAGCCCTGGCGACTGCTGGGTGAGCGTTTCCTGCTTTTTGCCCCGCGATGCCGAAAAGATTCTGGAAGACATGCTGCGGGACGCGGCGCGAAAGGGACGAGGCCGGCTCAAGTGGTTTCCCTCGACCGTGATTAAGGAACTGGACTACACCGCCGACGGCAAGCAGATCGCCGCCGCTACTGCCATCCAGCACAGCCCTGCCCCCAACACGCCGCCCCTGAATACGGAGCCGCTGTCGCAAATCATCGAAGATGCCTACCGCTACGAAAATTCCAGCCGTTTGAATAAGAAGGTGATCCGCTTCGTGCCCAAGGCGCGGCGACAGCCCGGTGTGGCGGATTGGTACGTGGTGGAGGCGACGGAAACCGGAGAGCTAATTGCCCTAGCGGACGTGCCCTATCGGCTGGGCCTTGATCCGCGATCGCACCTCAACCCGTCCCTCCCCACCACCAATGGCGACCCCTACTGCACCCAGGGCTTTACCTACACCTTCGCGATGGAGCGCACGGCAGAACCCCAGCCCCAGCAAAAGCCGCCTTTCTATGAGCGCTACGAACCCTATTACGGCTATGACCCCAACCCGCGCCTGGCCGACATTGACGTGGTGTTTACCTATCGCCGCATCTGGAGTCCAGAGCCTCGTTCCACCGAGCGCGTGTTTGGCGTGTCGCGCCCCAAACCAGGCGATATTTCGATGCAGAACTGGGTCTGGGGCAACGACTATCGCCCCGGCACCTCCCGCGACAATTTGATCTATACCCGCCAGCAGTTGCAGGAGCGGGGACAGCTTGCTGCCGGTGGCTGGCTAGGCGGGCTGCGGACGGAAACCCTGGCGGCGGGCGAAGAACTGGCCCTGGGCTACTACTACTGGTTCACGATGGGCACGACGGATTCGCAACTGGGGGATGGGGTGAAAAAGCCTGCACCCAATCACCGCTTGCTGGCAGGGCTAGAGTCGCCAATGGGCACGGTTCACGGTCTGTCGAAATATCCCTACATCCGCGAAGGACGGCGCATTATCGGTCGCCCCACCTACGGCTACCGCAACGGCTTTAGCATGAACGAGTTGGACATCTCTAAGGCTGACTTCCGCGCCGATTTTTACCGCCAAAATCTGTCGCCAGAGATGTATCGCAACCTGTGGATTGCGCTGGCGGGGCTGGAAACTGTGTCGGCGATCGCCAAAAACACGCCCCCCGACCAGATTCAGCGCCGCACCCGCTCGACGATTTACCCCGACGCGGTGGGCATTGCCCAATACGCCATTGACTTTCACCCCTGCATGGCCTATTCTCCACCCGAAGCACCGGGAAACATCGAGCGACCGGGCACGCGCCAGGGCCACGGGCAGGCCTATCCGGGGCAAATCCCGCTGCAAGCGATGATTCCCCAAAAGCTGGATAATTTACTGGTCGCGGGCAAGAGCATCGCCACCAGTACGATGGTCGCTGCTGCCTACCGGGTTCATTCCTTTGAGTGGTCTGTTGGCGCGGCTGCGGGTACGACGGCCGCCTTTGCCCTGCGGGAAAACGTCCCGCCCTACCAACTGGTAGACGACCTGCCCCGCCGCGAACCCCAGCTTGAGCAACTCCAGCGCCTCCTCGTCCGCAACGGCAACCCGATCGAGTTTCCCGACACGTCGATCTTCAACCTCGACTGGGCTGATTGGGCCCCGTGGTAA
- a CDS encoding metallophosphoesterase family protein codes for MPRFLHIADIHLGFDRYDNKVRTQDFFYTLMDVVERYAIREALPSGIAPQVDFVLIAGDLFEHRNLQPHILNQAQAVLSLLKDAGIPVLAIEGNHDNRPYGVNTSWLRYLSDWEMLYLLEPGDVAQGEPFYSPWDAERKRGGYIDLPCGVRVLGSSWYGSTAPKAIEQIAASIGELPPAPGPTVLLFHHGLEGQIARYQGALRYSDLLPLKQAGVDYLALGHIHKNYEIEGWVFNPGSLEANSIDEARFERGAYVVDIDPDGIRAELKRDYRQRPIVRLRQSLRGSETVEEVEQTAIALVQQAISLGQLQPDAQPIVELRLEGEVGFERTELDVRSLQQQLQSLSNALIFLLKFEADVLTFASPLGEEASRDQVEREVFLDLLTANSAYKNRAPALAQGLIDLKNRQLEGRPEPDLYELVQSLLTSESSERRD; via the coding sequence ATGCCTCGATTTCTCCACATCGCCGATATTCACCTGGGCTTCGACCGCTACGACAACAAAGTGCGGACGCAGGATTTCTTCTACACGCTGATGGATGTGGTCGAACGGTATGCGATTCGCGAAGCGCTCCCTTCGGGCATTGCCCCCCAGGTAGACTTTGTGCTGATTGCGGGCGATCTTTTCGAGCATCGCAACCTCCAGCCGCACATCTTGAACCAGGCACAGGCAGTGCTATCCCTCCTCAAAGACGCAGGCATCCCCGTTTTGGCCATCGAGGGCAACCACGACAACCGACCCTACGGCGTGAATACAAGCTGGCTGCGCTATCTGTCAGATTGGGAAATGCTGTACCTGCTGGAGCCGGGGGACGTGGCGCAGGGCGAACCGTTCTATTCTCCCTGGGATGCAGAGAGGAAGCGCGGCGGCTACATCGACCTGCCCTGCGGCGTGCGGGTGCTGGGGTCAAGCTGGTATGGCTCGACGGCTCCCAAGGCGATTGAGCAAATTGCCGCTTCTATTGGGGAATTGCCGCCTGCGCCAGGGCCGACGGTGCTGCTGTTTCACCACGGGCTGGAGGGGCAGATTGCTCGCTATCAGGGGGCGCTGCGCTATAGCGATCTGCTGCCGCTGAAGCAGGCGGGCGTAGACTATCTGGCGCTGGGGCATATTCACAAAAATTACGAGATAGAGGGCTGGGTGTTTAACCCTGGCTCCCTGGAAGCCAACAGCATAGACGAAGCCCGGTTTGAGCGGGGCGCGTATGTGGTAGACATTGACCCAGACGGCATCCGGGCAGAACTGAAGCGCGACTATCGCCAGCGGCCAATTGTGCGGCTCAGGCAGTCCCTGCGCGGCTCGGAAACGGTGGAGGAGGTGGAACAAACGGCGATCGCCCTGGTTCAGCAGGCTATCTCCTTGGGACAACTCCAGCCCGATGCACAGCCAATTGTCGAACTGCGGCTGGAGGGTGAGGTCGGGTTTGAGCGGACGGAGCTAGACGTGCGATCGCTCCAGCAACAGCTCCAGTCCCTCAGCAACGCGCTGATCTTCCTGCTGAAATTCGAGGCAGACGTGCTGACGTTTGCCTCCCCTCTGGGGGAAGAGGCCAGCCGCGACCAGGTGGAACGGGAGGTGTTTCTCGACCTGCTGACCGCCAACAGCGCCTACAAAAACCGCGCCCCCGCGCTAGCCCAAGGCCTGATCGACCTGAAAAATCGCCAGCTTGAAGGGCGGCCAGAGCCAGATCTGTATGAGCTAGTGCAATCCTTGCTGACGAGCGAGAGCAGCGAGCGTAGGGATTAA
- a CDS encoding PAS domain S-box protein encodes MENLGQNRTTERINLVALLLIFILPFAMVVYQLVAEVNQRINFAQYEIFGNAYLRPLEQLMLDLPQGRRLAQQTAQDSSLEALTQLQEAFQSQIDLDLAQLQAVEQQFGQRLQTPERYRALVQSWDALRTGVDATGTPLPPDEVQTRYTDLIAQVRGLISQVGDVSKLILDPALDSYYLMDLALLKLPSAQDLMAQVQQLGELVVQRRSLSSEEKGRLLVLMGRLQEIVQDSRTSLNTAIHNNPALQIPLEAPMQTLTQQTDRFLAALRQAIAQSKTVQVQPTAYDPVAYEAAATEMLTASHAFWQDTSAQLDRLLERRIQRFARKIYTVEAFALLVLGTVFYVFISLARNLVSQRRSQTRLATQHALTRILSEATTLEESAPQILQTICESFRWDVGELRRLDPETKTLAYVAGWHCPQLDAVQLESDLWKRPIAESEGIIGQVATSRESLWLVDILSDDFFLQRAIRRSVIEALGLRSWLGFPILNGDEVLGVMCFLSREAQRPDADLLKVMTTIGSQVGQFIKIRLSEEALRQSEELQRMALSAAKMGAWDWNVLTGEENWSEEAERIFGLEAGQFTRTYADFFEFIHPEDRDRVNEAQARSLQDGADYAPEYRVLLRDGSLRWIASRGRVLRDAEGNPTRLVGVTMDITERKRSELALAESERRLRAAEEKYRSIFENAVTGIFQTTADGRYLSANPALAKIYGYESVEALMEALQDIEHQLYVDPTRRQDFIDQMAAHGAVEDFESQVYRQDGEIIWISENAIAVRDDQDNLLYYEGTIEDITQRKQAEETLKRQLAAIEASATGVGILNAAGEFLYLNSAHATIYGYDDPAELIGQSWTMLYQSKELARFQQEIMPEFTRTGQWRGEAIGTRKDGSTFPQEVFLTALDDGGLVCIVQDITARYQADAALREREARFSSLVNNIPGVVYRCACDEHWTMEYISDPIRNLTGYEPEEFIGNRRLSINDITPPEYQLIIAQTVEQAIAQKQPYVLEYPIQHKDGSIRWVYEKGQGIYENGELLCLDGVLFDITERKQTEERLRLLESVVVNTNDAVMITEAGDPAHLKIVYVNEAFACMTGYAPEEVIGKNPAMFQGANTDRETVARARADLAQWKSVQLELINYRKDGSEFWVEIEMVPIADKGGEYTHWISVQRDISDRKAAEEALRRGKEAAEEANRAKSQFLANMSHELRTPLNAIIGYSEMLQEDAHDFGYGDIVPDLEKIRGAGQHLLALINDILDISKIEAGRMELYLETFEPELLLLEVQATIEPLIAKNHNTFSIHCPDGLGTMHADLTKVRQSLFNLLSNAAKFTENGTVTLTVETREVTSPAYENPDAPLSLAPAPFLLFRVSDTGIGMTVEQMAKVFQAFTQADASTTRKYGGTGLGLAISRRFCQMMGGDITVSSEVGKGSTFTIWLPMRVVDPKQIEALPALTPAADTDQETPQKGDRSTLAEQYRPSCDNPSSNLGDLQSDPCGKRRTVLVIDDDPAVRDLVQRYLTKEGFRVETAANGTEGLHLARQIRPDAITLDVLMPDTNGWSVLSAFKADPDLAEIPVVVMTIVDDKNRGFALGAADYLTKPIDYQRLTHLLQKFQSNSSGDAAQTRRVLVVEDDSDIRQMFRRMLEREHWQVAEAENGCVGLQVLQQQRPDLVLLDLMMPEMDGFQFISAVRENPEWRSLPIIVVTALDLTPSDHLRLNGYVEQILQKGTYSRDELLHEVHDLVLTCIRHCPTRVREVSL; translated from the coding sequence ATGGAGAACCTTGGGCAAAACCGCACCACCGAGCGGATTAACTTAGTGGCGCTGCTGCTAATTTTTATCCTGCCGTTTGCAATGGTGGTCTACCAACTGGTGGCGGAAGTCAACCAGCGAATTAACTTTGCTCAATATGAAATTTTCGGCAACGCCTACCTGCGCCCCCTAGAGCAGTTGATGCTGGACTTGCCTCAGGGACGACGACTGGCCCAGCAGACAGCCCAAGACTCGTCCTTGGAGGCGTTAACCCAGTTACAGGAAGCGTTTCAGAGTCAGATCGACCTAGATCTGGCACAACTGCAAGCGGTTGAACAGCAGTTTGGGCAGCGCCTCCAGACCCCAGAGCGCTATAGGGCATTGGTGCAAAGCTGGGACGCGCTTCGGACTGGGGTAGACGCGACGGGCACGCCCCTCCCTCCCGACGAGGTGCAAACTCGGTATACCGATCTGATTGCTCAGGTGCGCGGGCTGATCTCCCAGGTAGGCGACGTTTCTAAACTGATTCTTGATCCAGCTCTGGATAGCTATTACCTGATGGATTTGGCTCTGCTCAAGTTGCCCAGCGCTCAAGACCTGATGGCGCAAGTGCAGCAGCTTGGGGAGTTGGTTGTGCAGCGGCGATCGCTCTCGTCGGAAGAAAAGGGCCGCCTGCTCGTGCTGATGGGTCGGCTCCAGGAGATCGTGCAAGACAGCCGCACCAGCCTGAACACGGCCATTCACAACAACCCTGCGCTGCAAATTCCCCTGGAAGCGCCGATGCAGACGCTAACCCAACAGACCGATCGGTTTCTGGCAGCGCTGAGGCAGGCTATTGCCCAGTCCAAAACCGTGCAGGTGCAGCCCACGGCGTATGATCCCGTGGCGTACGAGGCTGCCGCAACTGAAATGCTCACCGCCAGCCATGCCTTCTGGCAAGACACCTCCGCCCAGCTCGATCGCCTGCTGGAGCGGCGAATTCAGAGGTTTGCCCGCAAGATTTACACCGTTGAAGCGTTTGCGCTGCTGGTGCTGGGGACAGTGTTCTATGTGTTCATCTCGCTTGCCCGCAATTTGGTCAGCCAGCGGCGATCGCAGACTCGCCTCGCCACCCAACACGCCCTCACCCGCATCCTGTCGGAAGCCACCACCCTGGAAGAATCTGCACCCCAAATCCTACAGACGATCTGCGAAAGCTTCCGCTGGGACGTAGGTGAACTGCGCCGCCTCGACCCAGAAACCAAAACACTGGCCTATGTGGCAGGCTGGCATTGCCCACAGCTAGACGCAGTCCAGCTTGAGTCAGACTTATGGAAACGCCCCATTGCCGAAAGCGAAGGCATCATCGGACAGGTCGCCACAAGCCGCGAGTCGCTTTGGCTGGTTGATATCCTTAGTGATGATTTCTTTTTGCAAAGAGCCATTCGCCGATCTGTGATCGAAGCACTGGGGTTGCGGAGTTGGTTGGGGTTCCCCATTTTGAATGGAGACGAGGTGTTGGGCGTGATGTGTTTCCTCAGCCGCGAGGCACAAAGGCCCGATGCCGACCTGCTCAAGGTCATGACGACGATTGGCAGCCAAGTGGGGCAGTTTATCAAAATTCGGCTGTCGGAGGAGGCGCTACGCCAGAGCGAGGAACTGCAACGAATGGCGCTGAGTGCGGCCAAGATGGGCGCGTGGGATTGGAACGTCCTCACAGGGGAGGAAAACTGGTCAGAAGAAGCAGAGCGCATTTTTGGCTTAGAAGCCGGACAGTTTACCCGAACCTATGCCGACTTCTTTGAATTTATCCATCCTGAAGACCGCGACAGGGTGAACGAAGCCCAAGCGCGATCGCTCCAAGACGGGGCAGACTACGCGCCAGAATATCGCGTCCTTTTGCGGGACGGTAGTCTGCGCTGGATCGCCAGCCGTGGTCGGGTGCTGCGCGATGCCGAGGGCAACCCCACGCGGCTGGTCGGCGTGACGATGGACATCACTGAGCGCAAACGGTCGGAACTGGCTCTAGCCGAGAGCGAACGCCGCCTGCGGGCCGCCGAAGAGAAATACCGCAGCATCTTTGAAAACGCGGTCACGGGCATCTTCCAAACTACAGCCGACGGCCGCTATCTCAGCGCCAACCCCGCCTTGGCGAAAATCTATGGCTACGAGTCTGTCGAGGCGCTAATGGAGGCGCTGCAAGACATCGAGCATCAGCTATACGTAGACCCCACTCGGCGGCAGGATTTTATCGACCAGATGGCAGCCCACGGCGCAGTGGAGGATTTTGAGTCCCAGGTTTATCGCCAGGATGGAGAGATTATCTGGATTTCTGAAAATGCGATCGCCGTTCGAGATGACCAAGACAACCTGCTGTATTACGAAGGCACAATCGAAGACATCACCCAGCGCAAGCAGGCTGAAGAAACCCTGAAGCGACAACTGGCAGCAATCGAGGCATCTGCTACAGGCGTGGGCATCCTCAACGCAGCAGGCGAATTTCTCTATCTCAACAGCGCCCACGCCACCATCTATGGCTATGACGACCCAGCAGAACTCATCGGTCAATCCTGGACTATGCTCTATCAATCCAAGGAGTTAGCCAGATTTCAGCAGGAGATCATGCCGGAGTTTACCCGGACGGGGCAGTGGCGCGGCGAAGCAATCGGTACCCGCAAAGATGGCAGCACCTTTCCCCAGGAGGTATTTCTCACAGCGCTAGACGATGGCGGGCTGGTGTGTATTGTGCAGGATATTACCGCTCGCTACCAGGCCGATGCGGCCCTGCGCGAACGAGAAGCCCGCTTTAGCTCCCTAGTGAACAATATTCCGGGCGTGGTCTATCGCTGCGCCTGCGATGAACACTGGACGATGGAATACATTAGCGATCCAATTCGCAACCTGACGGGCTATGAGCCAGAGGAGTTCATCGGCAATCGACGGCTGAGCATAAATGACATTACTCCGCCGGAGTATCAACTGATCATTGCCCAGACGGTGGAACAGGCGATCGCCCAAAAGCAACCCTACGTTTTGGAATATCCCATCCAGCACAAAGACGGCAGCATCCGTTGGGTCTACGAAAAAGGACAGGGAATTTACGAAAACGGCGAGTTGCTGTGCCTGGACGGGGTGCTGTTTGACATCACCGAGCGCAAGCAGACCGAGGAGCGCCTGCGTCTGCTGGAGTCGGTCGTGGTGAACACCAATGACGCGGTGATGATCACGGAGGCGGGCGACCCGGCCCACCTCAAGATCGTCTACGTCAACGAAGCCTTTGCCTGCATGACGGGCTACGCGCCAGAGGAGGTCATCGGCAAAAATCCTGCCATGTTCCAGGGGGCAAACACTGACCGAGAGACAGTGGCACGGGCGCGGGCCGACCTAGCGCAGTGGAAATCGGTTCAGCTAGAGCTAATTAACTATCGCAAGGACGGCTCCGAGTTTTGGGTGGAAATCGAGATGGTTCCCATTGCCGACAAAGGCGGCGAATATACCCACTGGATCTCGGTGCAGCGGGATATTAGCGATCGCAAAGCGGCGGAAGAAGCCCTCCGCAGGGGCAAAGAAGCCGCCGAAGAGGCCAACCGCGCCAAGAGCCAGTTCCTTGCCAACATGAGCCACGAGCTACGCACTCCGCTGAATGCCATCATCGGCTACAGCGAAATGCTGCAAGAAGATGCCCACGACTTTGGCTATGGCGACATCGTGCCCGATCTGGAAAAAATTCGCGGTGCAGGGCAGCACTTGCTGGCGCTGATCAACGACATCCTCGACATTTCCAAGATCGAGGCGGGGCGCATGGAGCTGTACCTGGAAACCTTCGAGCCAGAGTTGCTTTTGCTGGAGGTGCAGGCGACCATCGAGCCACTGATAGCCAAAAACCACAATACCTTCTCGATTCACTGCCCCGACGGCCTGGGCACCATGCACGCCGACCTGACCAAGGTGCGCCAGTCACTGTTTAACCTGCTCAGCAACGCTGCTAAATTCACTGAAAACGGCACGGTCACCCTCACGGTCGAAACGCGCGAAGTCACTAGCCCTGCCTACGAGAACCCCGACGCGCCGCTCAGCCTTGCGCCTGCCCCCTTCCTCCTGTTTCGGGTGTCCGACACGGGCATTGGCATGACGGTCGAGCAGATGGCGAAGGTGTTCCAGGCCTTTACCCAGGCGGACGCTTCGACTACGCGGAAATATGGCGGCACGGGGCTAGGACTGGCCATCAGCCGCCGCTTTTGCCAGATGATGGGCGGCGACATCACGGTGTCGAGCGAGGTGGGCAAGGGCAGCACCTTCACGATCTGGCTGCCGATGCGGGTGGTCGATCCCAAGCAGATTGAAGCGCTGCCCGCTCTGACCCCTGCTGCTGACACGGATCAGGAGACTCCTCAGAAGGGCGATCGCAGCACTCTTGCGGAGCAGTATCGCCCGTCCTGCGACAACCCCTCCTCTAACTTGGGCGATTTGCAAAGCGATCCCTGCGGGAAGCGCAGAACCGTGCTAGTGATCGACGACGACCCCGCCGTGCGCGACCTAGTGCAGCGCTATCTCACCAAAGAAGGCTTTCGGGTAGAAACGGCCGCCAACGGCACAGAAGGCTTGCATCTTGCCCGCCAGATTCGCCCCGATGCCATCACGCTAGACGTGCTGATGCCCGACACAAACGGCTGGAGCGTGCTGTCGGCTTTCAAAGCCGATCCCGACCTGGCTGAAATTCCTGTCGTCGTGATGACAATTGTGGACGACAAAAACCGGGGCTTTGCGCTGGGTGCAGCGGATTATCTCACCAAGCCTATTGACTATCAGCGGCTTACCCACCTGCTGCAAAAGTTCCAGTCCAATAGCTCAGGGGATGCGGCGCAAACCCGTCGGGTGCTGGTGGTCGAAGACGACTCCGACATCCGCCAGATGTTTCGACGAATGCTGGAGCGGGAACACTGGCAGGTCGCTGAGGCCGAGAACGGGTGCGTAGGGTTACAGGTTCTCCAGCAACAGCGCCCCGATTTGGTCTTGCTCGACCTGATGATGCCAGAGATGGATGGCTTTCAGTTCATCAGCGCGGTGCGAGAAAATCCCGAATGGCGATCGCTCCCGATCATCGTCGTCACAGCCCTCGACCTCACCCCGTCCGACCATCTGCGGCTCAATGGCTATGTAGAGCAAATCTTGCAAAAGGGCACCTACAGCCGCGACGAACTGCTGCACGAAGTCCATGATCTGGTGTTAACCTGCATTCGCCACTGTCCCACCAGGGTTCGGGAGGTTTCCCTATGA
- a CDS encoding Maf family protein yields the protein MLPPLVLASASPARRRLLQLAGIEPIVYPSAFDEAQVREPNASVLVQKLAEGKARAVAPKFPDALVLGCDSVLALNGEIHGKPAHAEEAIARWKQMRGRVGELYTGHALIDGTQGKMLVRCGMTQVQFANVSDRQIEAYVATGEPMNCAGCFALEGRGGLFVEQLMGCHSNVIGLSLPLLRQMIAELGYDVTGYWSGG from the coding sequence ATGCTTCCTCCCTTGGTCCTTGCTTCTGCCTCTCCTGCCCGACGGCGACTGCTGCAACTGGCGGGGATTGAGCCGATTGTCTATCCCAGCGCTTTTGATGAGGCGCAGGTGCGGGAGCCAAATGCCAGCGTGCTGGTGCAAAAGCTGGCGGAGGGCAAGGCACGGGCAGTTGCGCCCAAGTTTCCCGATGCGCTGGTGCTGGGCTGCGACTCGGTGCTGGCGCTGAACGGCGAGATCCACGGCAAGCCCGCCCACGCAGAGGAGGCGATCGCCCGCTGGAAACAGATGCGGGGGCGCGTCGGCGAGCTATATACCGGGCACGCGCTGATCGACGGGACGCAGGGCAAGATGCTGGTGCGGTGCGGCATGACGCAGGTACAGTTTGCCAATGTGAGCGATCGCCAGATTGAAGCCTACGTTGCCACGGGAGAGCCGATGAACTGCGCCGGATGCTTTGCGCTGGAGGGTCGGGGCGGGCTATTTGTGGAACAACTGATGGGCTGCCACAGCAACGTCATCGGTCTCAGCCTGCCGCTGCTGCGCCAGATGATCGCCGAGTTGGGCTACGACGTGACGGGCTATTGGTCTGGAGGCTGA
- the folP gene encoding dihydropteroate synthase: MWQFSGDRQLIWGDRTYLMGVLNVTPDSFSDGGQFDQLDSALQQAHRLAKDGADVLDIGGQSTRPQAEDVALEEELRRVIPVIQALRQGAADFAPLDTLISVDTTKSAVARAAIAAGANIVNDISGATFDDAMLPTVAELGVPIVLMHIRGTPKTMQQLTDYKDVVQEVYDFLARRVEMAIAHGIPHQHIAIDPGIGFAKTAAQSLELLRQIEAFKPLGCPILIGPSRKSFIGHILNQPDPKRRIWGTAAACAMAIAHGADILRVHDVAEMWDVCRVADAIGRGV, translated from the coding sequence ATGTGGCAGTTTTCTGGCGATCGCCAACTGATTTGGGGCGATCGCACCTATCTGATGGGCGTGTTAAACGTTACGCCCGATAGCTTTAGCGATGGCGGCCAGTTTGACCAGTTGGACTCTGCGCTCCAGCAAGCCCATCGGCTGGCAAAAGACGGTGCAGACGTGCTGGATATTGGCGGCCAGTCCACCCGTCCCCAGGCCGAAGATGTGGCGCTGGAGGAAGAGTTGCGCCGGGTGATTCCGGTGATCCAGGCACTTCGCCAGGGGGCTGCCGATTTTGCGCCGCTGGATACGCTGATTTCCGTTGATACGACCAAGTCCGCCGTGGCCAGAGCGGCGATCGCTGCCGGAGCCAATATTGTCAACGATATTTCGGGAGCGACCTTTGATGACGCAATGCTGCCCACCGTTGCTGAACTGGGCGTGCCCATTGTGCTGATGCATATTCGCGGCACGCCCAAAACCATGCAGCAGTTAACCGATTATAAGGACGTGGTGCAGGAAGTCTACGACTTTTTGGCGAGGCGCGTCGAGATGGCGATCGCCCACGGCATTCCCCACCAGCACATCGCCATCGACCCCGGCATTGGCTTTGCCAAGACCGCCGCCCAAAGCCTGGAACTGTTGCGCCAGATCGAGGCCTTCAAGCCCCTCGGCTGCCCCATCCTGATCGGCCCGTCCCGCAAGAGCTTCATTGGGCATATCCTCAACCAGCCTGATCCGAAGCGGCGAATCTGGGGCACGGCGGCGGCCTGCGCGATGGCGATCGCCCACGGAGCCGATATCCTGCGCGTCCACGATGTGGCTGAGATGTGGGATGTGTGCCGCGTGGCGGATGCGATTGGGCGGGGAGTGTGA